TACCTAACTCGCAAGCTCACGCCCGTGTCCTTCTTCGCAAACTCCGGCTCCACCATGATCACCACGATGTTTGAGCCGGCGGCGTCGTAGGGAATCCTCACGCTGCCTGCGACCCGAGTCTCCTGCCCTGGAGTGGATACGGCGGACTTGGGCAAGCTCACCCATGCCGAAGGCGGATACGTCTTGGAATCAGCCTGCTCATACCCGAGATTGCCGTTCTGCATCTGAACAGGGCGATACAGTGTGAACTCGACTCTCTCCTGCTTGTCTCCTGGCGTGAGGAACAGCTCGAACTCGGCAGTGTCGCCTGGGTTCACCGCTAGATCCAATACCAGAGGTCTGATGCCTGCGGCTGTGGAATGGCCTTCCGCAAGAACAAGCACGATCACGACAGCGAACGCCACCGTCAGAAAGCGTGCAAACCTGCAACTGATCCGCAACGTGCATACCACCTTGCATAGGAATGTCCTGAGCGCACACTCGCGCGAAGGGCAGACCAGTGGAGGCAGATCCGCCCCACTCTCGCCTGCCCGCAGAAAACTGGGGAACCCTAGTTTGCCGCGACAGTTAGGATGAGGTTGCCGGTGTAGGCCTGGGAGAGCAGTTCATACCAGTCTGTCCAGGTCGCGCCGCTCTTCTTCGCAATAGAGAACGCGCCCGATGTGGTCCCATAGGTGGCCTTGGTGTAAACAAGCCCAGTGAGCTCCACACCTGTGCTCTCGTTCACGGGGACGCTCTTGGCGACAGATGATCCATAAGTGAACACATACTCGACCAGAGGATTCAGCACAGTGGTGGAAAGGTTTGAGGTAGCCGTCACCTTCACTGGGGTGTTCGTCTTGAGGCTAAACGACGAGGAGTTCGCGCCCACCGCAAAATCACCAAGGCCGTCGGGGGTGATTGTGGCATCGAGGGACGCGCTTGTGAACGATATCTGGGCCGCCTTGGCCACATTGATGTTAACCGGAAGGGTTTGGCTCACCGGAGGCGCTCCATTGGGGGCCGCAAATGCGGAAGTCGATATCAGAGCCAGGGCCACAATCGCTAGGATAGTCATCACTGTTCTCTTCATTGTGGATCGATCTCCTTTTCATCTGAGTTCTACGTAGCAATATGCCTATCGCCGCACGGCGGCGAGATGACATCTACTGCGGTTCCAGGGTGAACACCAGCTCTCCCCGATACTCCCCCGCCATCACTGAGTAATCAGTCTCAATAGAGAACTCCAGCTTTGCGAAAGGCGCCATGTATTGGGCTCCAGAGAAGAGCAGCGTGGGCAGTTCCCCCATCTGGAACCACTGGCTCGGTGTTCCGGTGTTCCATGGTATGGTGTGCCTCACTCGCATCGCTTCCGGCCCGATCACCGCCTCCGGGTGCTGCACGTTGGCCACTGCGCTCAGAGAGACCCTCACGGACCACTGCGCGTTCGGCGACTCCACCGTGACCATCGCTGGGCTCGTCGCCTGGTAAACGCCTGGCTGCGGAACATCGAACTCGAGCTGCGCGAGATTCACATTCACACTCCATCTGGGCCAGATCACCACAGAGAAGGGAATCTCGGCGTGATCGACGGACCCGAGGAACACGTGGTCCACTATGAGCCTGATCGAGCCGGTGTATGTGCCAGGGGCGAGGCTCGCAACTTCGGGTGCAACAGTGACATCGAACCATGATTCGTCATCAGCGTATTTCATGATTGTTGTGTTGAAATTGCACTTCGCGAATTGGTTGCTGTACCTGTGCCTCGCCCATATCGAGCCCACTGGAATCACGTGCCCGCCGCCGTCACTGAGGGGCGACACTTCCATGCGGACGTCTCCCACTAATATCCAGTACAATGAGGGCAAGCGAGTCATTGATACCCGCTGCACGGGCCCATCTCCCACCGCCGAAAAAGGCCCATTCACAGCCAGTTGCACCGACGCAGGATTCGCCACAATACAGCCTGTCGCTGCCAATGCAGGCACACTCGCCATGGCGAGCAAGAGCATCAGCGGGACTGCGACTCTGGAAATTCGAGATTTACTCAAGTCCGCCAACACCCTTCGAGCGGATTCGGCAGTCACATAGTTCAGTTTGTATTATCCACGGGAATGTTGCAGGAATGTTGCATTGGTTCGGCAGAAGCAGCCGGAACTGAAAGGAGAGGCGCTGAAAGCCGGGGGGAGAGCAACGGATGTACGCGTGATCCGCCTACCTGACAGGATCGAGAGCCCGGGTCGTCACATCAGCGATAACTCCGAGCAACTGAGGATCAGTGGAGGCGAGGTCCCGAATTCTGCCTGCAACTATCTCTGCGCCCCGCAGATCGGTGGAGGTGAGAAGAAAGACGAGGTGGGCATCGTCAAACCTGCACACCGCATCGCCCTTTCGGAGGGCGCCGCTGTACGCCGCCTCGATCCTATCCAGGGCTGCACCGTTTCCAACTAGATCAGGCTGGTCCGACGAGTCGCTCGATCCAACGGTAACGAAAACAACAGAGGACTCCTCGCCCGTCCTTGCCACTCGCCTTCTCTCCAGGGCCAGCAGTTGGTGGAAGACCTCCACATCGCACTTGAGTGCACCGGGCGCATCACCAACTGAGATGAGCATCTCCTCAAGCTCTGTACGCTTGCAGGTCCGCGCGGACTGGTCCATTGCCTTTCGGTCTGGCTCAGCCCGGTCTGAACCTGTACGCTTGCAGGTCCGCGCGGGCTGGTGCTCACGGAGATCCTGGTAGAGCTGCTTGTACTCCTCCGATGGACTGATCCCAAGCTCCCGGTAAAGAAGGCCGGTGCTGTACGAATAGTGGTCCGCAGCGCCAGTCCAGTCGCCTAGACCCATGAGCGCCCGAGCATAGAGAATGTGAAGCTCCTCTGCGAAGCTATCCTCAGCTAAAGCGTGCTGCAGGACAGCCCTTGCCCTTGTGCAGTCGGATGCGCCCATGAGAATCCTCGCGGCCTCCTTGGACGACTCCATGAACAGCCTGCGGTAATGCTCCCGTGGAACCACGGTCCAGTCAGAATATGGGTCCTCAGCAAGGAAATAGCCCCTGTACAACTCGAGAGCATCGCAGAACAGGTTGCCCGCCGCAGCCTCGTCCGACGCTCTGAGCTTGAGTGCATGAGCGCAGGTGCGTTCAAACTCCTCGACGTCGATCCACACCTTCGCGGACGGGTTGAATGCACACACATCCCTGGCGCACGTCAGATAGCTGGACCTAGAGTAGGACCTACTGCCAGGCTCCAGCATGCTCTTGAGCCTGGAGAGCGTCGTGCGCAGCTGGGATGTGTTGTCGTCGCTGTCGCTCTTGGGCCAGAACACCCGGATTATCTCAGAGGTTGGCGCCGCAGTCCCGCGCCGCGACACGAGATACTTGAAAAGCGCCCATGCCTTCTGCGTTGAACCCACACCAATTGGGCTCGTGTCGCCTGGCCGCAC
The Clostridia bacterium genome window above contains:
- a CDS encoding BTAD domain-containing putative transcriptional regulator, which produces MTWTDAADHSAHSRGDCAAPQVDGVDALRVYCLGVFRVVRPGDTSPIGVGSTQKAWALFKYLVSRRGTAAPTSEIIRVFWPKSDSDDNTSQLRTTLSRLKSMLEPGSRSYSRSSYLTCARDVCAFNPSAKVWIDVEEFERTCAHALKLRASDEAAAGNLFCDALELYRGYFLAEDPYSDWTVVPREHYRRLFMESSKEAARILMGASDCTRARAVLQHALAEDSFAEELHILYARALMGLGDWTGAADHYSYSTGLLYRELGISPSEEYKQLYQDLREHQPARTCKRTGSDRAEPDRKAMDQSARTCKRTELEEMLISVGDAPGALKCDVEVFHQLLALERRRVARTGEESSVVFVTVGSSDSSDQPDLVGNGAALDRIEAAYSGALRKGDAVCRFDDAHLVFLLTSTDLRGAEIVAGRIRDLASTDPQLLGVIADVTTRALDPVR